One Mesorhizobium sp. J428 DNA segment encodes these proteins:
- a CDS encoding SH3 domain-containing protein, whose translation MKLKLIFVALSALIWSGVDALASPGLTTGTVNMRAGPSTRHAVIVVVPSSQSITIIGCLPGSSWCDVVWAGRRGWVSASHIYYTAPGYSVPVTTVYHRVPAASPWVDARRDARVQYRVNRRMDRRWDRWTGD comes from the coding sequence ATGAAACTGAAACTGATCTTCGTCGCTCTGTCGGCACTCATCTGGTCCGGCGTGGACGCTCTTGCAAGCCCGGGCCTCACCACGGGGACCGTCAATATGCGGGCCGGCCCCAGCACCCGGCATGCCGTCATCGTCGTCGTCCCGTCCAGCCAGTCGATCACAATAATCGGCTGCCTTCCCGGCTCGTCCTGGTGCGATGTCGTCTGGGCGGGACGTCGCGGCTGGGTGTCTGCCAGTCATATATACTATACGGCGCCGGGCTATTCCGTGCCGGTCACCACCGTGTACCACCGTGTTCCGGCCGCCTCTCCCTGGGTCGATGCCCGCCGCGACGCGCGGGTGCAATACCGCGTCAATCGGCGCATGGACCGCCGATGGGATCGCTGGACCGGAGACTGA
- a CDS encoding EF-hand domain-containing protein encodes MKTKLLLLAPLLLAASGAWASDVQNVRKMFRKLDANGDRAIQFSEVQVARGVFFDRLDADRDGFLDTAELDAAARRLEDRRNIAMDQADDMTAQAAQMDTNRDRRISREEFSTFVPDRLRLADANGDGSLSISELRALRRR; translated from the coding sequence ATGAAAACGAAGCTTCTTCTTCTCGCCCCGCTTTTGCTCGCTGCGAGCGGCGCCTGGGCTTCCGACGTCCAGAATGTCCGAAAGATGTTCCGAAAGCTGGATGCGAACGGCGATCGGGCGATCCAGTTCTCGGAGGTACAAGTCGCGCGCGGCGTATTTTTCGACCGGCTCGATGCGGACCGCGACGGCTTCCTCGACACCGCTGAACTGGACGCGGCGGCGCGGCGGCTGGAGGACCGGCGAAACATCGCAATGGACCAGGCCGACGACATGACGGCGCAGGCGGCGCAGATGGATACCAACCGCGATCGTCGCATCTCGCGTGAGGAATTCTCAACGTTCGTTCCCGACCGGCTCAGGCTCGCCGACGCCAATGGCGATGGGTCTCTGTCGATCTCGGAGCTGAGGGCGCTTCGGCGGCGATAG
- a CDS encoding EF-hand domain-containing protein, which translates to MIGVVTPDALWAQATTSSTRLDRLDTDGDGFISRDEIVAARDRLFERLDGNGDGRLDAEEIEELRDAIMDRAVTAQARLANQSRRMDTNGDGATSRDEFRARTLLFDLADRDGDGRLSAGEFVMIRGLLGGRGG; encoded by the coding sequence ATGATCGGCGTGGTGACGCCCGACGCCCTATGGGCCCAGGCGACGACGTCATCGACACGTCTCGATCGCCTTGACACCGATGGCGATGGGTTCATTTCGCGCGACGAGATCGTGGCGGCGCGCGACCGCCTGTTCGAAAGACTGGACGGCAACGGCGATGGCAGGCTCGATGCCGAAGAAATCGAGGAGTTGCGCGATGCCATCATGGATCGCGCCGTCACTGCACAGGCACGGCTGGCCAATCAATCACGGCGGATGGATACGAATGGCGACGGAGCGACGTCCAGGGATGAGTTTCGCGCCCGGACCCTCCTGTTCGACCTGGCCGACCGCGACGGCGACGGCCGGCTTTCGGCCGGCGAATTCGTCATGATACGCGGCCTCCTCGGCGGGCGCGGCGGTTGA
- a CDS encoding RNA polymerase sigma factor has product MSGAEGSDDGRRQEPREDDDLLVRVGLGDEGALVRLIDRQGRGLRLFAARYLGSTTDAEDIVQDVFVAAWKHAGRFDPAKGRATTWLYRVAANRCIDAHRRRFFRVFIGLDEVHDAIAGEDPDAEALVGARQELAVVRNGLSSYSPSGSAWRYCCAPSPTSTSRR; this is encoded by the coding sequence GTGAGCGGTGCGGAAGGGTCCGACGATGGACGGCGGCAGGAGCCTCGCGAGGATGACGATCTCCTCGTCCGCGTCGGCTTGGGCGATGAAGGTGCGCTTGTGCGGCTCATCGATCGTCAGGGGCGGGGCTTGCGCCTGTTCGCTGCCCGCTATCTTGGAAGCACCACCGATGCGGAGGACATCGTGCAGGATGTGTTCGTCGCGGCATGGAAGCACGCTGGTCGTTTCGATCCCGCCAAAGGTCGGGCCACGACGTGGCTCTATCGCGTCGCGGCGAACCGTTGCATCGATGCGCACCGCAGGCGCTTCTTTCGTGTCTTCATCGGCCTCGACGAGGTGCACGACGCGATCGCCGGCGAAGACCCGGACGCCGAGGCGCTTGTAGGCGCGCGCCAGGAACTCGCCGTCGTCCGTAATGGCCTGTCGTCGTACTCCCCGAGCGGCAGCGCATGGCGCTACTGCTGCGCGCCGTCGCCGACCTCGACGTCCCGGCGATAG
- a CDS encoding sigma factor-like helix-turn-helix DNA-binding protein: protein MALLLRAVADLDVPAIAQVMGASAGSVEQLLVRGRRGLRDHLARTQQTDRDREGTSK, encoded by the coding sequence ATGGCGCTACTGCTGCGCGCCGTCGCCGACCTCGACGTCCCGGCGATAGCCCAGGTCATGGGTGCCAGCGCCGGCTCCGTGGAGCAGTTGCTCGTGCGGGGCAGAAGAGGCTTGAGAGATCACCTGGCAAGAACGCAGCAGACAGACCGGGATCGCGAAGGGACATCCAAATGA
- a CDS encoding periplasmic heavy metal sensor: protein MLVAALALSVIANGFLLGFVARSIGAGGGLAVLSESIGSAYPAEVRAEFRRLLRENRPRTRAALRDLRQARQKLAATARAAPLNEAEARRAMQEVRVATDALQSLVQELLLEALKRTRGAS from the coding sequence GTGCTCGTCGCAGCACTCGCCCTGTCCGTGATCGCGAACGGGTTTCTTCTCGGTTTCGTCGCGCGGAGCATCGGCGCAGGCGGCGGCTTGGCTGTGCTTTCCGAGAGCATCGGCAGTGCCTATCCGGCCGAGGTGCGCGCCGAGTTTCGCCGCCTGTTGCGCGAAAACCGGCCGCGCACTCGTGCGGCGCTGCGCGATCTGCGGCAGGCGCGCCAGAAGCTGGCAGCGACGGCAAGGGCTGCCCCTCTGAATGAGGCGGAAGCCAGGCGCGCAATGCAGGAGGTGCGGGTCGCAACCGATGCGCTTCAGAGCCTCGTGCAGGAATTGCTGTTGGAGGCCTTGAAGCGGACCCGCGGCGCAAGCTGA